The sequence below is a genomic window from Plodia interpunctella isolate USDA-ARS_2022_Savannah chromosome 5, ilPloInte3.2, whole genome shotgun sequence.
GGGCAACATGCCCACGTGCTTGTGGTACAGCTCCGTGGGGTTGATGGACAGCGGCGGGTCGGGTCTGCGGGGGTGGAAGGGAGTATAGGAAGGATTAGAGGTAATGTTTAGGAAAAAATGGAGTGTTCAATATAAATTTGCCGTAAGATGCAGAAACAGCCTTTTCTGTTCTTACTTCCTCCTTTCATTGGAAAAACGCTCTTCGCGATGTCTTCCTGAGCCGTGAAACGTCGGAGCTCAAGGTCCACTtccctactttttcttctccacttcttACCCTTTGTCAGATAATTAGCTTGTATCGATATACAACGTTGTCAAAGACGATTCTTTGACAACGTCAAGCCAGAAATGTTGTTCTTATTATATGCAGTTATCATTGATTCAGGAATACGAGGATCTTCTTGAATTACTCAACTGCATATTGTACTTATGATTGGTGAATGAAACACCACGACGACAGCCTAGTGTTAACGTGCTTCTCAAGCGGTGACATAATATCATAAGACTAGATATGACCATCTACTAGATATGACTAAATATGATATGACCTTTACAATATCAACCTGAAACcgatcagaaaaataaaaaaaaacatacaacattgataaaataatttatttacaacatcaAACGAGCATCTTCACCATATAAGGCCCTTCTAGATGGTATCCAATCTTCGCATAGTAATTCCTAGTGCCAACGCCTGATATTACAGCCATTTTATCAGAACCGTGCTCTTCACGAGCGATCCTTTCCGCTTCTTCCATCAATAACATGCCAAAGCCTTGGTGTTGGAACTTTGTAGGGTCGCGGGCGTTCACCTAAAAGTCAAAAGTAAAAGGTGACTATTAGGTATTGAATAATCAGCAAATCACGAATTGGAAAGAAATACCtcgctaaaataaatacagatcAATTGACAACCTCATCTTTCAAAACtgctttgtaataaaataataagtgacTACTCACAGGCACAACAGATCCATAAACATGCAGCTCCCTGACAATACTGCACTGTTTGAAGTTGGCATTGGACCCGGGCTTCAGCTCCGGCCTGTATGTGTCCGCAGCACATTTCCTGAGCCGGAGCAAACCCACTAGGATGTCCTGGTCGGGGTCTTCGTAGGATATGAACGTCTCCCAACCACCATTGGCGACGTAGTCGCGTCTTATTAGCTCtatctgaaaattttaaaacaagtttaatttattttgtgttgtttgCCAAAGGGTTCAGTACGATCTCAGTAGTAATTATCTTTTCAACAAGCAAATATAATCAcgcaataaaaacatgtttcgAGCGCTAAAACTATCACTGGTGAAGGCCAACCAAACTTTATTAAAGTGGCACTTAAGTATACTGCTTTTAAATCATTGGAATTGTCATAGACAAAGCTAATACAACTAGTCCTAGGAACACTCCAAATgctcccgtggatgtcatataaaacaaatacacagTCTTGGCAGATGATAGGCAGCAATGttcattcccaaggaggattgacgtcagacatgcagtaaaatcacagtagaatcaaaatttcaatatttatttttttatgctgaTCCCGGTCTGGTTTTTATGTAACAGACAAGTCCACCTCATCATAGATAAGATCAATAATCTATTCatatactaataaattattgtgaaataataaGTTGTTCACCGAGAAATGAAGTTGATAGATTCTACCGAGGACGTACATTGCGGCCTAAGACAGCGGCCAGGTCTGCAAACTCACAAGTTGTGAATCATCATAGTGCTTTACACGTCATCTGCCTACGaggataataaaaatgtaattcacCTCATAAGGCCTCACTCTGTTGTGTATCTCCTGGATGCCGACCTCCCTGGTCCTCACGTCGCGGCAGTCCGCGCCGAGGTCGGCCATCCGCGCCAGCGCCAGCTCCCGCAGGTTGCCGTGCTCCACTCCAGACGACACTAGTGGCATGGGTATGTCTCTTTGTACCctgaaaatacatatacataatagaTGTACATAATAGAGCaaggttaaattaatttatttatggcatACTATCTTTTTCAGGCGTCTTGGCTCGCGTGTATTATAACCCcgcattatagtcatttgggagtaaattttgaaaaatataagtagcctatgtttgaatggGGGTCTTTAACTTCATGcctaacaaatttcatcaaaatcggtctagcggTATTGCTGTAAAAGCGGAACAGGTTGAAACACTATATtcacatttatagtattagtatggatatggataaTACTTATCACCATCATTTGATGGTTGGATTTGGTTGAAGGAAGTCCATTTCAATAGTAATCCAAAACAATTAGATTACCTGTAAACTCTAGTCCATGGTGGCACCAAAGCCAAAACCTTTGCGATCAAATCAACCAATGTTGACGGAGGATAACTTCTGTACCTCCCAGTCTTCCACAGCTCATAGAGACCTGTGCCTCTGATCACTAGTGTggggtatatttttaaaccgtCAGCTCGGAAGGCAGGGTTCTCAAAGAACTCTATGAACTGTTCCACATCTCTCTCAAAGTCTACATTAGGTAGATCTGGCATCATGTGTGCAACAATCTGAAAATACATGTTTCAAATAAAGTTAACAATATATTAGGTTAAGTgacattatatttcaaattgactATAGAACTTTCAAAGATTCTTCAGCTGCAAGCTgtgtctattattattattttttttttgtattacacaATAATTACATCTCATGATATAAAGActtcaaaagaaataaagatggGTTCTAAAAATCACCTTATATCCAGCATCCTtagctaaattaaaattctcacAAACAGCTTTGACAGTATGTCCTCTATTTGTGTCCCGGGCAATGTCCTCATACACTGACTGCACTCCTATTTCTAGTCTGAAATTATGacagtttattattaaatattatttaacacgTGCTTCTTCTTATCAACTGTATTATTGTCTACTATCAGTATCagtcacatacacacacacattaaaGCAAATTCTAATATCACCTTAGAAAGCATGAAGCATTCTTACCTAGTGCATCCGTAATTGAGCATGTCACTCATGTGCCTTTGGAGGCAGTAGTCCGGCCGAGTCTCAATAGTTATGCCAATACACTTGGTTTTAGCTTTCTCTGAATATTTCACTGCCTCTGCTACACAGCTTGATGTGTGGCCTGATAATGCATCATGAAGATTTCTGTGaatttgtaaatgtaattttaataatagtacttCAAACTGTATGTTGTTAGATGGAGGTACTAATAACAATTAACTTGCGcagatacaaaaaataattaccttaTAAAATAGTCTCTATAATCTTCAGGTAAGCTCATAAATGTTCCTCCCATCACAATAAATTCCACTTTATCAACACTGTGTCCCAGTTGTTTCAACTGTTCCACTCTGTGACGCGTTTGCAAATATGGGTTATAACGAGCGCGAATTGCTCTCATGGACGTAGGCTCATAACCTGTATAGCTCTGGGTAGAATATTCGAAATCAGAGTCCGGCCCACCAGGGCAATATACACATATGTTACCAGTGAAGTTTATATGCGGGCATCTATGTGGTTTACACATAACGGCCACTACTGCAATTCCTGACGCAGTTCGAATAGGTTTCGCTTTTAATTTAGGCAATAAAATACTCTTTGCATCTGCAGGAACTGCTGCTATGATGTCTACGAGTCTTGGAGATGTTCCAAGACcgtattttgatgaaatcctCGTCTTCATCTTGTTGAGGTTAACATCCTTGTTTAGGCGATGCGCCACCAACAACTCTTGGATTATCTCGGATATAACTATCACCATCTTCTCCTCCTTTGATAGGTGTGCAAGAGGCTTCTTTTTCGTCATTATCctgatttattaatgtatttttcgcAAAAATAAACGCGAATTATAGGTACTACGCGTGTTTCGTTGTTTTGCGTGACGATTTTTGACAGTGACGTTTAgatttgacattaactttttaattttgaaatgttttaaaaaataataaggacTTATTTCGCAAAGTGTTTTTAACTAcctactaggtacctactattcTTATTTCTTGTTTATCTCAGATATGGCAGCATAAATCATCCTATAATGGTATACTTACTTGACTACATTAACTGGCGCCCATTCAGTGCTCTGTCTTCTTCGGTAATTAGAAGAGAAGTCACACAGCGCagagtttgtgagtttctTAGATGATTCACCAAATCGCTGGAAGCCATAGGGCACATGTCCAGCAAAACCTGTatgataaatcattttttaaaactatgctCTCATTACAGTGTAccatatgtacctacattatgtatataagtcATTTAGTTACTAACactatgtgttttatttatcagctCTCAGCGTGCCccaattaacaataaataaatacacactaAGATCTAAACTAGGTACATTTATCTCTTTTAGATAAGTATTTAAGCAAATCCTGTAATGAATCGTCAGAAagttaaaatcataaaaaataacttacgaACGGACTGGGAAGGGTTAAATCCCCATATTTGATTTCTTACAAACGAGGCGTGAATTTTTCCGTACGACAtgggaatattaaaaaattgtgcaCCAAATTTGCGAAActtgtttaaaattgattaaaaaactGACATAAACTAACAcatgtcataataaaaaaatgttacgaaaagaaaaaaaaatataaaaaagttctcATATAGtttcataagaaaaaaaaaaacaacattatgCGGATTTACATAATTGGGATTTACAGAACTTTAAAcacgaatattatttataagtcgaaatatatatatcgaatGTTGATTCTATATTATACCCTATTAAAAGGCGGTCCACCAAAGTCTGGCCACAGGCCAAACATGCATGATCATTATCATTATGTCATGGTAGGACAGCCAGAGAATGGGGATAGAACATTGAAATAAGATTTTCCATGGTCTGAGAAAGATAATTAGCGTGCCTTCGTGAGCGTCTTCactgaaaaaaagaaatagctgAACCAGTTTTGCTATTTGcaaatttctttaatagaTACCAAACTTTGGTTGTAATTATCCCCATAAATATAACCCAAACCAGATAAGCTAATCAGTTCTTGATAATCAGTATTAgctattatttatgaaaataaaccaGTCAAACTACTTTAGCTGCAAGAACAAACTGTTCCATAGCTGGTAACCGaacatatgtacttatatttaatacaatgttGTTTGAAACATTgtcatgaatttatttatagataacaaataacaaaattcctGAAGAAAATGGTGTAAATGCAACACCAAGGAATTCCTTGGTGTAAATGCATCTTCAGGAATTTTGTGAAACTAAAGTCTAAACAGATTAAACAATGCGATGGTCATTATTTTATGGATGGAAGCGTACGATATATCCATATCACctttcttaataaatttatccGGGTTGGAATCTTCCATGAAGTAAGGGCTGACGGAATGGGTGGCCGGAGATAATTTCGGTTCGTCCATGGGCAGGTCCCTCAGGATGCCAGCACATTCTGGTCTCACCACCACCAAGGGTAGCTTGAATTCAGCTGTGGCCGACTAAAccgaaaatacaaaaaaatgagCACAGTTTttcaacatatttaaattggtctaaatattttttgtcttcagGTATTATCATTGTGAAGTTTTAGATTCAAACATTGAAAATgatttcaatttcattatgCATCTCACGTCTCTTCTCATTCAAGTCTTCTTTCACATTCCATCTCAGAATTCCATCCTTTCTTCTCTCTTCATCCATCCCCTTTCTCTCTCTTGCAATTTCCATCTTCATCAAGATGTTTCGCATACAATTTCACTTACAAATCTGTCAACAAGGTCCCAAGGCTGCCCTAATCCTGCTTGAAGGTCGACCACCCTTTCCAATTGGTTTCTGGCAGCTCGTTGATTGAGCTGAAGTCTCTGGAACTCCGATAGGGCTTCGGTGGCGGCTACTGTGTACCGCTGGCCGAATTGCGCGTTGAGTCGAGGTAGGAATCCTGATTGATTTCAAcgtaatgtttattatattctaattccaaattttattcaattttggaTGCAgtatatcacttattgaccTTTATTCAACTCTGAtgaaataagtataagtatcgcacttattgacgtaaaaaagttGATGAGAGATGCAACACACTTCAACGCAGCCTATcaccaaagacgtcaattgaaaattgtggatttaatagttttataagtataggtaggtacactattaagtatataaaaatttttcattCTTAATCATTTTAATCGTTGattaacacaatatttattcaattttggattttattacaattatttaggTTTCGTTTTTCCTATTCAGATTTCTTGACTATCTTGGCCTGTGTTCTTAGTTGGGTATCACATAATCAATTCTCCAGATTATAGTTTCCTCATAGCAAATTTACCCATTCAACACGTTTGTactaaatgtttattactcaaAGTTCCCATCAAGTTAATAGCCTTCTCAAATAGGCTAGGACTTAATTGTTAATTGAGCTTCTAAGGCTGATCTTCCATCGATGTTGTAGCTatgatacaataaaattatttttaaggaataataaactcacctaaaaataatttcggcATATCGATTATGGATCGACGGATACGAATTTTCTTTTaggtaagtataaaataaattgacgaAAT
It includes:
- the LOC128669952 gene encoding CIMIP2 protein GA14893-like, which encodes MALDLVSIAQPHYIPGYTGHCPEYKYRIGDTYGSTTHKILLDPSVQHSERLVLSDRTADDFQIFRPPQHDIDVVNARFRNGDPVYKHPMIPGYEGFLPRLNAQFGQRYTVAATEALSEFQRLQLNQRAARNQLERVVDLQAGLGQPWDLVDRFSATAEFKLPLVVVRPECAGILRDLPMDEPKLSPATHSVSPYFMEDSNPDKFIKKGFAGHVPYGFQRFGESSKKLTNSALCDFSSNYRRRQSTEWAPVNVVKPDPPLSINPTELYHKHVGMLPNYAGHVPGAMFRFGKTYGNDTRDAKRWLRGDFA
- the Elp3 gene encoding elongator complex protein 3: MTKKKPLAHLSKEEKMVIVISEIIQELLVAHRLNKDVNLNKMKTRISSKYGLGTSPRLVDIIAAVPADAKSILLPKLKAKPIRTASGIAVVAVMCKPHRCPHINFTGNICVYCPGGPDSDFEYSTQSYTGYEPTSMRAIRARYNPYLQTRHRVEQLKQLGHSVDKVEFIVMGGTFMSLPEDYRDYFIRNLHDALSGHTSSCVAEAVKYSEKAKTKCIGITIETRPDYCLQRHMSDMLNYGCTRLEIGVQSVYEDIARDTNRGHTVKAVCENFNLAKDAGYKIVAHMMPDLPNVDFERDVEQFIEFFENPAFRADGLKIYPTLVIRGTGLYELWKTGRYRSYPPSTLVDLIAKVLALVPPWTRVYRVQRDIPMPLVSSGVEHGNLRELALARMADLGADCRDVRTREVGIQEIHNRVRPYEIELIRRDYVANGGWETFISYEDPDQDILVGLLRLRKCAADTYRPELKPGSNANFKQCSIVRELHVYGSVVPVNARDPTKFQHQGFGMLLMEEAERIAREEHGSDKMAVISGVGTRNYYAKIGYHLEGPYMVKMLV